A region of the Thalassoroseus pseudoceratinae genome:
GGTCGCGCGGGTGTATGTTCGAAAGTAGCGAGCCGATTCCACGACCTGTCAGCTTGCTGATCAAGAGTCGCACGAGGTCACGTTTTCGCTGTCGTCGCATGAACCACCGGTTCATGCCTTGCCGTTGTTTATCTGATAGCATTGAGATGCTCGACTAATCGTTTGCAGGAAAGAGGTTGCGATGTCGTCGCAAGCATTGAAATCGATTGTTGCGGTGTGCTGTTAGTGACAAGCCGGAACGATTGAGGTTGCATTTCGAAGTAGTTAAAGATTCCTCGTTTGGTAGAACACCATTTGAGCGAACGCCGAAGAAAACGCTATGTCGTCTTTGGCCCTAGCCAGAACCACAGGCTGATTGTCACGGATGCCAACAGCACACCAGTGATGAATGCGGGCCAGAAGCTCAACCCCGAACGCGAAGCGTAGGCCAGGGGAGAAAAAACGGCAGGCCGAGCGGTACCAGGGCGAGGGTTTCCCGGCCCAATCGAGAGATCGTTGTCAAATCCCGTTGGCCAGTCCAGGTGAAAATGAAAGCTAGGATGCTGATCGTTGGGAGCGTGAGCAGAAGTGCTCCCAATCGGGGGGAGCGGTTGGATATTTCTGAGACCGCCGTGATAGTCACAGCGGCAATGATAGTTTTGGTGACAGTCCACCACATATTTGATCTCCAAACGCGGAAAGCATGCCAAAAGAAGCAACCGCCGCCGTTGTCTGCCAAGACGGCGGCTGCTCGTCACGTTCGATTTGGCGATGGCAGACGGTTACTCTTTGAATTCGCCTTGGGATGGTTTGCCGTCGATCTCGCCAACGACGGTCCCTTCAAAGTCAGCGACGTTGCCAATCCCAGGATCGCTACCCACAAACTTGGACGCTTTCCCGTCGGTTGCGTCTTCTGGTTTGAGTGTGATCGTCATGGGCTCGACGGTTGTCCCATCTGCGGTATTCGATTCTTTGATGCTCAGCGTGAATTCTTCCGCATCAATTGCCGTTGTTGTCTTTTCATCATCTCCCAAGATCAAAACCATGACGGTTTCTTTCGAGTGATCGACGGTGAACTCCGCATGATACTTACCCAAGTCGAACACCACTCCTCCGTTCGGACCCGTTCCATGCGGGGCATGGTCCGGCGAGTCTTCGGAATGAGTCTCCGCTTGGCCTTCGGGGTTTGCTGCGGGCGTCTCGGTCTTCTCCGAACAGCCCGCGAATGCGAACACGCTGGCCAAAAGGCTCAGTCCTAAAATCTTTGTGCGTACCATCTCTGCAATCCTTTCCTTATAAAAACAAGTGGTACATCCTGTAGTGTTACGCTGCCCGCAGCAGTTCCTCGTCGGAACTATCACTGCGAACCAAACGCTCGGCATCCTTGCCTGAAAACTTCCAAAACAATCCAGGGTGGATTAAGAACTCACAGAACGTCGAAGTCACGAGTCCACCAACGATTACCGTTGCGACCGGATAAAGAATCTCTAGCCCGGGCTTTTGCCCGCCAACAACGATCGGCAGCAGTCCCATCACCGCAGTAATTGCGGTCATCAGTACCGGTGCCAAACGTTCCAAGCTGCCACGCAAAACCATACTGTCCGTGAAACCCTCGCCTTCTTCTTCCATCAGGTGGAAGTAGTGCGTCACAAGCAGAATGCCATTGCGGACGGCAATCCCACTCAGCGAGATGAAGCCGACCATACTGGCCACCGTCAGCGATTGGTTTGTGATTACGAGTGCCAACACGCCGCCAATGAATGCGGTTGGAATGGCATTGAGAATTTGAAACGTGATCCGGGTGGATGGATAGAGCATCATCAACACGATAAAGATGCCCGCGACCGAAACACCGGCGAGAACCGTGATCAACAGTGTCGCCGAGCGTTGAGCCTCGAACTGCCCACCAAACTCGACAAAGTAACCGGTCGGCATTGCGACTTGATTTCGCACTCGGTTTTCAATCTCGGTGACAGCACTTTCCATGTCACGTCCCGAGACGTTACACCGGATTGTTTGCCGTCGCCTGACGTTTTCCCGATTGATGACGTTGGGACCACTCGCAGACTGCGGGAAATCCGCGACCTCTCGAAGACGTATCTGGCCGCGTCCGTCTGGCAATTCGAGTCTTAGCTCGCGAAGGTTATAAGGGTCCGAGTGGAATGGTTCATCAAGTTTGACCACCAAATCGAACCGCCGCTGTCCCTCTAAGACCTGTGAGACGGCTTCCCCTTTGAGGGCCGTTTGCACAAAATCGGCCACATACTCCCGGCTCAACCCGTAGAAAGAAAGATCGTCGGGACGCAGCACGACATGGAGTTCATCCACCCGTTCTTGCGGATCGATAATCGGGGGTGTCACCCCGGGAATATCCTGGATGGCATTCCGCACGTCACCGGCTAACTCTCGCAATTTGTCTAAGTCGTCCCCGTAGATTTTGATCCCGATCTGTGCTTTGACCCCTGAAAGCATGTGGCTGATCAAGTGCGACAACGGTTGTTCCGCTTCGATACCCACGCCCGGCACGTTGGCCCTTAAATCGTCAAGTAACTGATCGATGAACTCATCCCGGTCATAGGCGGCTTCGGAGTTCATCGTGAGGATGTATTCGCCGACGTTCACTGGTTGGGCGTGTTCGTCTAACTCAGCCCGACCGGTTCGCCGGAAGAAGTGCAACACAGGGCCATCGGGATTGTCCGGCGATTTCTGTAGCTTTCGTAGTTCGGCGTCGATCAACGTGGATGCTTCGTTCGAGGCTTGCAGTGAGGAACCACCCGGGAGTGACACGTTGACTTGAACACTTCCTTCATCAAACTTCGGTAGGAAGTCGGCCCCCAATTGCGTGAGTTGCCAAACACTGAATCCAACGATCGCCCAAGTTAAAAGCAGTAACATGGTGGCATGCCGCATGCTGAACCGGATTAGAAAACCTGCCATCCATTTGAGGCAACGCAACAGGAGTCCGTCTTTGTGTTCGTGTGACGCCTGCGTTTGTGGCAACAAGTAATATGACAAGACGGGTGTCACTGTTAGCGAGACGAGCAGCGAAGCAAGAATTGAAACGATATAAGCCACCCCGAGTGGCACAAACAGTCGACCTTCGACTCCAGATAAGGCAAACAGCGGCATGAAGGCCAAGACCACGACCGCGGTCCCGAAAATGATGGCCGAGCGAATTTCCATACTCGCTAAATAAACCACCACAATTGGAGGCTTGGGGTTTGGGCTAGAGTTGTTTTCACCCAACCGGCGAAAGATGTTCTCGACATCGACGATGGCATCATCCACCAGTTCCCCAATGGCGACCGCAATCCCGCCGAGTGTCATCACGTTGACCGATAGTTCGGCTCCCGTCATTTTGCCGACGAGTCGGAAGACGAGTGTGGTGATCACCAAGGACAATGGAATCGCAGTGAGGGTGATGAATGTGGTGCGAAGATTAAGCAAAAACAGGAACAACACGATCACCACGAGGACGGCCCCGATGACGAGCGCTTCTTCGACATAATAAATGCCGCGATCAATGAAGTTCTTGAGTTGGAACAAGTCGGTGTTGATCACGACATCAGCAGGCAACGCAGCTTCCGCATCGTGAAGGGCTGTTTTGACAGTGTCGGTGAGTTTTCGTGTATCCGCGTGGGGTTGTTTGACGATGGTGATCACGACGCCTTGGTGACCATCGATACTCGCATCGCCACGTTTCGGGGCCGGACCTTCGACGATTTGGGCCACGTGATGCAGTAAGACGGCCCGATCGGCATTCATTTTGACGGGTGTTTGCTGCAGATCGGTGATGACCTGTTCCGGCAGCGGTCCCAGCCGACCGATCACCCGTACCGAACGTTCGCTCTGACCTTCGACCAGAAACCCACCACTGGCGTTTAGATTATTCGCTTGAATTGCGTCTTCGACTTCTTGCAAAGTGACGTTGTACTCTTGCAGCCGATTCGGATCGACGAGGACCTGATATTGTTTCGTGTCACCGCCCATGACGATCACTTCGGCAATGCCGGACAACTTCAACAGACGGGGCCGAATCAACCAATCCGCGGTCGTTCGCAAATCCATTCGGTCTTCGAGATCGGTCGGAAACTCCACTGAATGCGAACGGCCATTCCAATCGAATATCACGAGGCGATCTGATTGTCCTTCGGCCCAACTCACATTTTCGACCGAAACTTTTTTCCAGGTTTTGAGATCATTGCGTTGGGTGGGATTCCAAACGGTGAGCTGGGATTTGTGGTCCGCCATCGTCCGTTCAGCAACGAGGCCAGTCTGCTCGATCGCGGTCAATTGACCGCCCTGTGGACCAGTCCGCCGATGGATTCCGAAATGCAGAATCTGCCCCATGATCGACGCCTGCGGTGTCATGATGGGACGAATCCCTGGCGGCATCGGCACATTCGCGAGTCGTTCAGAAACAATCTGGCGGGCATAACGCGGATCGGTTTCCCAGCCGAATTCGATGTAAATGACGTTCATACCCTGGCTGGATTGGCTGCGAACATCTTCCACGCCATTCGCACCCAAGACCGCCGTTTCAAGCGGGTAGGTCACCAGTGTTTCGACTTCTTCTGACGACAGCCCCGGACATTCCGTCAAAATCACGATTCGTGGACGGTCCAAGTCGGGAAACACGTCGATTGGCAGCGTCGTCGACAGATAGCCGCCGTAGACGAGCACGACAACACAACCAGCCATTACTAATGTCCGGTGAGTCAATGCGAGGCGAATAATGGCATTCAACATGGGATTCTCTTTGTCGAGCGTTGACTCAACGAATTGGCATTGATGTGTAGGTGATGAGCGACAACGTAGCCGGTTTTGTTGACACGTATTCCAAATCAAAGCCTTAAATAAGGCACTAGTCTTCGCTCTCGTTTTTGTGCAGGCTGCCGTCGGCGTGAATGTGGTAGCCTTCGGGCAAATCGTTGCCAGTTCGCGATTTTGTCATGCGGTTCAACTGAGCGGCCCCGTTCTGCACGACATACGTTCCGGGGATCACGGAACCATCGTTAGCAATGACCGTGTGCAGACGATCTTCCGCGAGAATTCGTACGGGCTTCCGCTCAAAGGTGTTGACGTTTTGCGTGAAGACGAAGGCTTCGGCAAGGTCACGGGTGACAGCATCGGACGGGAGAACGAAGACATCATCGAGTCGTTCGACCCGCACTAAGATTCGTACTTTTTGCCCCGGTCGGAATCGCCACAGAAGTTGAACGCCGTCTTCGTGTTGGACCACGCGCGATTCATTCTTGAGCGGCATACGGAAGCCAAAGGTGCGATTGACGGGATCGATATTGTTCGCGATGTAGCGGATCGGGAATATCTGTTCGATCGGCGGCCAATCCGCTGCCTCATTTTCCTGAAAATCGATGTCGACTGGCCAACCTTCTTTGGCACTTCGTTCGAGCAACTGAGTTTCATCACGAAATGCTCGGCCTTCCACACTGAGCAGCTGATGGTTGGCAAGCAGACACAAAACTTGTCCGGCCTCCACACGATGCCCGAGTTCGACTTCACACTCTTCGACTTCGAAGGTGGCGACTGGACGCAGTTCGGTTTCATCCGCGGCTGTCTGGATGATGGGCTGTGGTTTCGGTGGGTTCGACTCCGATGGTTGCGAAGGCACAACCACGTCGATTTCTCGGACGAACTCCCCCTGTGCGACCTGATCGATTTGGTCCGGCGTCAAACCACGAGTGGCGAGTTCTTGCCGATAGGCACGTACAGAGACTTGCAGCCGGGTGATTTGGTTGTCGACCTCAATGATTCGAGACTCCGGCAAGGCGTTGGACGCGCTCTTCAGCCGTTTGCGAGTCGCTTCCGCCAGCTCGATATCCTGCGTGGCTTTGAACAGATCGGATTGAGTTCGGTGCAACGTCTCACTTAAAAGACGAATCGTATACAGCACGTCCCCTGCTTGGACCGTATCGCCCGGGAAGTTGTTGATTTGCGAGACCACACCGTCCACGGGCGACACAACTCCCAGGTCACTTCGACCAGGCCGATCGATGACCATCCCGGGAACTTGAATCGACTTCCAATAGGTTTGCGGTTTGACTGACTTGGCAGTCAGTCCGAGATTGTCGATCGCCTGATCCGACAGCACAATTTTTGTTTGTGTTTCGGACTCTTTTGCTGCTTTCGATGGCGTGGTCTCGGTCACTTCAGACTGTTTGTGTTGCAGAAATGGCAACCAGCGATCCCGAGTCATATACCCCGCGATACCCACGGCAGCAAACAGTGCCAGAACGAGCACGGGCTTAAGAATTCGTAAGATGGTTTTCATGCGGGACACCTTTATTTTGCTGGCCCTACTGGGGCGAGCGGCCACTGGTCTTCGAGCATCAGCCCGGCAATTTGACTCGCGGATTGCCACATTTCGCCCAACGAGCGAATGTATTCGAGATTGGTTTCTGCCACGGCCCGTTGTGCCTGGAGAACACGGAGATATTCGAACTGTCCACCTTGGTACGCCTTACGCGACAATTCGTAGGTGCGTTCGGCTTTCGGGAGGATGGCCGTTTTGTATCGCTCTGAACGCTCACGGGCTGCGGAATACGTGGCGAATGCCGCTGACAACCGAGTGGCGATTTCGTTTTCAATCACGCCGACCTGATTCGCGGCTCGATGCACCCGAGATTGTGCAGTCAGAATGTTGCCTTGGTTCTTGTTCCAGACCGGAATCGGTAAGCTCACACCGATATCCCAGTCCTCCGAACGGTTTTGACTCTGGTGCGTGTAACCCGCCCCCACGGTGACGTTCGGAATGGGTTCGACTTCCGCTCGGCACAACTCCAGACGCGCTTGTTCGACCCCAATTTGTGCCGACCGGATTTCAGGATGAATTCCCAGGACGTACCACCGAACTTCGTCGAGATCGTAATTGGGCAGCTGGGTTTCCAAATCCCCGACCAGTTTGGAGATGGGTAGGTCATGTCGGCCAACGCTCGCAGCGAGTTTTTGATACACCCCTGGCAAGGCTTGCCGAGTCGCTTGCAAGTCTGCTCGATATCGTTCGAGGTCCACTTCCAATTGCACGACATCGAGTTCGGCGGCTTCTTTTGCCTTCATTAACTCGTTGGCGTTGGAAACCGACTCTTCAGCCAGCTGGACAAGGTTCGTGAGAATTTCGGCCCGACGCTGTAGCGTCAACGCTTCAAAGAATGCCTGACGGATATCGGTCAGCAGGCGGTATTGCTCGCTGATGACCGTCAATGATGCTTGATCGACCTCTTTGAGTCTGGCCGCTTCGCTCAGTTCGAGTTTGTTCGCAGTGACAATTTCCTGACTGGCAAACAGGCTCCAAATTCCTCCCGGCCCGGTGCGATCACCCAGTTCATTACCGGTGAGGTCGACAGATGGATTCGGATAAAGCCCGGCTTGGAAGGCTTGGCCTTTTGCTGCGTTGACCGCCCAACTGACGTCCCCAAGTCGCGGATGGCTCTCCACGGTCAAGTTCACCAATTCCGGCAAACTCGTCACTTCAAAGACCATGACGGTTTCGGAAGACACGGGTGCCAATTCTTCAGGAACAGCCATCTCCGATTTCGGCCTGTCTGACTCAACAGACTTGTCGGTCTCGCCTTCCGAATAAGCGACCGGCTGATACCGGGTCAATGTCTCAATCGGCCCCGTCACTTTGCCATTCAAAACAGGTGGCGAAGAACATCCGACGGACACCGAGACGGTAAGCGCAAGCAATACCGAAATGAATTTGCACATTCGTACCTCCCCCACATCCTTGCGAAGAATTGAGTATGGGAAAGCGACGTATTGGTGCCGCCACCAGTCATAACATGACGAGAGCGGGTTACATCACGACAAAAGTCGAGTCGTTATGCGACCGGCGCAGCGTAGGTCAACGCCGAAAACGACATGGAAAAAAACCAGCGAAGAAGCAAGACGCTGGGATGCCAAAAGCAATTGGCAAAGAGAGATTTAGATCAACTGCACACCCGACCGTTCACCACGCGCGCGATCGCACAACAGCGGTGAATCGGGGGGATTCGCGTCGAATGAAGGCGTGGCAATGTGTCGTGCAGTGTTTACGCAGCACGTGAAACAAGGTAAATCGAACTTGAGCCACTCGACCACGTGAACGGCCACCAAAATCGAATCGCCATCCACAAGACGAACCAAATACTCACCCGGACCGCACAAGCTTTTTGATCCGGGAAGCGACTCATGTGGCATGTTACCTGAAGGCCAAGTCACATCCCATCCAAACACGCTCAGGTGTATATGACGGTTCGGGAATTCCTCATCGGTCGATGGCTGAGCCGAATGATGGTGCGGATGTTGATGAGTATGGGTGTGAGAGACATCTTGAGATGTCACACTTGAGGTGGGATTTTGATCATGACCCTCGTGCGCATGCTGAACGGCTGGGGGAATGACACTCCCCAAAAACACCGCCGCCAAAAGCAGCGATGTCAAACCGATTCGCAAAACACGAGCATCCACCACTATTTCCCCTTCGAAATCACTGACGCACTCGATTGTATCCTACGGTCCTATGACAGGCAATTCACAGTATTTGCACGAGAGTTGCATGAGCCCCCTCGAACCGGTGATCTCCGGCGCCCGGCATATCCTATTTGATCGGAATTCTGCGCATCACCGCCCCGGAAGAGTCGAACGCTATCAATACAAATTCAAGAAGTTGTATAATTCTGGAGTCGCTTCGAGGCCGTGTGTTGAGGCGATTGATGCACCTTACAGTTGATTGATTCTGCAGTCGTCACGCATGACCAAGGCCATCGTTATCCCTGTGACGAACTTTCATCCAGCAGCGCTTGAAGCGGAATCTCCATCGCTGCGGCGAAGCGTCTGAGCATGCCGAAACGCCTTCCAGCCTCCCGAATCCCTTCCCGCCGCCCTTGCTCCGGTTTTTATCCGCCGGAAAGATGATGTCCCATGTCGCCAATGGTCCTGGAGTAATCAGCTGCTCGTGGCTCTTTCCGGCTATGCCGACGCCCGTGGATTTCGTCAGTGGAAGCAGGTTGAACGAACGGTCAAGAAAAGCGAACGCGGCTTTCCAATCTTGGTTCCGCTCCGTAAACGAGTGACGGTTGAAGAGGACAACGGCGAAACGGCTCAGCGATCGGTCCTTTACGGATTCAAGCACACGATTGTGTTTGGCCTGGAGCAAACCGAAGGGAAGCCGTTGCCGCCCGCCGATCCCCGCATTCATGAATGGATCGAATCGCTTCCGCTACTGGATGTTGCGAGGCATTGGGGAATCACGGTCGAAGTCTACAGCGGTCGATCGACGGGTCCGCTCGGCAAGTTCCGCTTCGATGGTCACATCGCGCTTGGGGTCGAGAACTTGGCGACGTGGTCCCACGAAATGGTTCATGCCGCCGATCATCGGCTTGGTCATGTGAAAGAACGCGGCCAACACTGGCGAAGTGAAATCGTGGCCTAGCTTGGTGGAGCCACATTGCTGGCAATACACAGACACGACGGCGAAGCGGACGTGGGCGGTTGCTGGGAATACGTAAAAGCGTATGCCTGGGATGCCAAGCTGGAACCGATTGCCGCCTGTCAAACCGTTCTCAAACGGACCTGCGACGCCGTCGCTTAAATTCTGGATACCGCCGAAGCAGTCACCTCCACCAAGTCCGACCCCAATTTGATGGCAACTCAAACGGTTGCGTAAGTGTATCCCTGTTGAATTTCCCAATTGCCGACGACTTACAAGTTCTTAAACGAAGGGAAGGTCTAATGAACGAAGATCGCCAACCGAAATTCTTTTTGGGTCAAACTCTTGCGACTCCCGGCGCTCTCGAATCAATCCAAGAAGCAAATCAATCGCCAATGGAGTTTCTCCAGCAACATGTCGCGGGAAAGTGGGGCGAGGTCGACGAAGAAGATGCCAGCGAAAATGAAAATGTACTTCTGCACGGCGAACGCATCTTGTCGGTATACAGAACAACCCAGGATGTCAAATTGCGGGTCATCACGGAAGCTGATCGGTCCGCGACGACGATCTTACTACCCGAAGAATACTGAGTCATCGCGTGTAGTCGGAATGCCTCATTGAGCGATATCGGCAACATCGACGTAACCATGTCTAGGATCAATGCCTTACGATCAACGTCAAAACCGCATGTTTCCGTAAGGCCACAAACCGATGGATCGGTTTTAATAAAGCGCTCTATGTAAGTGTTGGGATACACTGAAGTTAACGAAACCTTCATCTCTATGCATCTTTGGCATCTTACTTGCGAAAGTAGGTTCCCGACAGACTTCCAATCGAGAAGTCGACACTCTCTCATCACTCGATGCTTTTGAGGAACATTATGGCTGAAGAACAAGAAGGCACAAAAAAATTCAAAATCGAACGGCTAGAAGAACGCATTACGCCGAGTGCATTCGGGTGGTGTGACTGCGATGACGACGATTATGGTGGCGGATCGTCTGGTAAAGGTTCCTCAGGCAAAGGTTCGAGCAAGAAGTCGAGCAAGAAGTCGAGCAAGAAGTCGAGCAAGAAGTCGAGCAAGAAGTCGAGCAAGAAGTCGAGTAAGAAGTCGAGCAAGAAGTCGAGCAAGAAGTCGAGCAAGAAGTCGAGCAAGAAGCGTAGTTCAGTATGTTACTAGACAATGGTTTCTCGCACAGCTGATTGAGAAACCTGACTATAGTCAGCTAACTCTATGCTGTTAGATTCTGTGGGGGTGGGTGAAGTTCTTGACGACCTAAACTTGTTTCGAACCTCGCCCCCTCATTTGTCTTGCAACTGGATGCTTTCAAGTAAACCCAGAGGTCACAATGGGCAGTTCTAATAGTCGGAAAAAACGGACTGATCGAGGCCAAACCTGTCGACACTGTCGATCAGGGGCTGAAACCTTTCGTTTTAAACATCTAGGTCAACGTTTTCGCTTCGACGTGAGCCTTGCTCGGAAGATGGTTCTTGACAATCGCACGCCAGTCGAAGTCGATGAAGAGAGTATACGGCTGGAACTCGAAGACACACGAATTCATAAAGAACATTTGCTCCACGTTGACACCAAATATCCTGGCATCATTAGTCACGTTTGGTTTCCGATGAATTCTCATGAAGAAGTTCATGGGCACTTGCTAATTGATGGGAATCACCGCGCTGCCCGCTGCCTAGAACTAGGAATTCCCTATTTTGCATACATTTTGACGGAAGAAGAAAGCCGAGAAATCCTGTTAGAAGGCCCCACGCTCCCAGACCGGCAGCCAGTTCAAGTGAATCAATCGATTGAGCTAGTATCTCACGACTTGGTGAACTGTTAATCTCTATGTCGACTAAAACTCGCAATCTGCCCCAAGTCCGGTCCGACCTGGTCATTCGAATGACCGGCGACAACGAATATGTAGTGAAATGCCCATCAGAAGGTACGTTTTTCAAATTCGGGGCCGAAGAACACTTTCTATTGACCAGTTTAGACGGACAGCGTGCCGCCTCTGAGATATGCGAAGCGTATCAGCAAAGGTTCCACGATCCTCTTTCTGAAGCCGACCTCCGAGATTTTGTAAAGGTTGTTCGTACTCAACGGTTGGTCAAAAGAAAACGATCAGAATCCACCCCTTCATCAACTACCGACTCATCTTCGGATTCGACGGATGAAACAGCGAAGAAATGGCAATTTCCTGGCAAAGGAAGCTTGTTATTTTATCGACTTCCGCTTTGTCGGCCGGATCGATTCTTTAGTTGGCTCGAACCAAAGATTCGCTGGGTTTGGTCGGCTGGGTTTCTTGTCACGACGTTATCGCTAATCATTGCGGCTATTGTTGTCTTGATTGATCAACGCCAAGTGATGGTGTCATCCGTGCCGGCAGCGGTTGGCTGGAACACTTTATTTGTCGTTTGGGGAATGATTTGCCTAGCAACATGTATTCATGAGTGTGGCCACGGACTCACCTGCAAGCACTTCGGTGGAGAAGTTCCTGACGCAGGCTTGCTGTTGATGTTCTTCATGCCTTGTTTCTACTGCAATGTTTCAGACGCTTGGCTCATTCGCGAAAAGTCGCGGCGGCTTTGGATTACTCTGGCGGGAGCGTATGCCGATCTATGCGTTTGGGCATTTGCCGTCTTTGTTTGGCGGGTGACCGTCCCTGAGACTCTGGTTCACCACGTGGCCTTCGTGCTGTTCTCAGTCTGTGGTACGCGATCGCTGCTGAACTTGAATCCGTTTCTTAAACTGGATGGCTATTATCTCCTCAGTGATTTTCTAGAAATCCCTAATCTCAGAGCGTCCGCAAATACGTATTGGATGGCTCACGTTCGATGGCTTCTCTGGGGGGCCGAGCGACCACAGCCAGAGCCACGTGGCCGAATTCTGATCATCTATGGAATCTTCGTTTGGGTGACAGCGATTGTCTTCCTCGACTTCCTGTTGTTTGGCATGTTGGATTTGTTTGATGGCAAATCTCTGTGGCTCGGTTGGCTAATGGTCCTCTTACTCATGTCGTATGGTACGAAGCGAGTCTTCAAAGGTTTCTTTGCAAGTGAGTTTGCTATGATGATCCGTTCTCGTTATCGACGCACATTCATTTGGTGCGGACTGGTCCTGACCATACCCATGCTACTGATATTCGTGCCTTGGAACCGCACGGCGAAAGGGCAATTTGTCGTCCGACCGGCCACGCGGGTAGAAGTGCATTCAGAGGTCGAAGGATTTCTATACAAAATTCATGTCGAAGAAGGTGATGTGATTGTATCTGGGGATGTGATTGCCGAACTCAAGTCACCGGCTCTTGAAAGTCAGATCATTCGCAAGAAAGCGGAAATTCAAGAAGTAACCGCCACTTTAGCCAGATTGCGAGTCGGGCCACGACCTCAACTGGTTGCCGAGCAACGTGAGAAAGCTCGCCGAGCAGAAGTTTGGTTACAGCATGCGAACGATGAACTAGCCCGGGCAAAGATCACTTTGGAACAGGAGCTGTTGCGGTTAAACCTAGAGATCGAGCAACAGAAGCACGAACAGTCGTTTGTCCAAGCATCACTCGTTCGGTCTCAGAAATTATATGAACAAGGGGCAATGGCGGGTGAACAGTATCGCGCTGAGCGGATGAAGGCTATGGTTGTCGACGCCAAACTCCAGCAGGCGCAATCGCGATATGATTCTCGAAAGATGCAGGGCGTGCGGGCCGCAGAGGCGGAATTAACTCGACGGCAGCATGAACTCGCAGCCGCAAAAGCCGAGCAAGCCCTCTTGGAAGCAGGCACGCGCACCGAAGATATTCAAGCAGAACTAGCCAAACTGACACGATTGGAGGCGGAACTGGAGTTTCTTAAAGCGGAGCAGACGAAGCTCAAGATTGCATCGCCGGTGAGCGGTGTGGTCGCGACCCAACATATGCAGGAGAAGTATGGTCAACTCGTGCTCAAAGGCGGCTTGGTCTGCATCGTCGAAAACATTGAGAACGCCCGAATCGAAATCACGGTACCAGAGGAAGATGTCGCGGGGCTAGAAGTTGGCCAACACGTGCAAATGAAGGCCCGCTCGTTGCCGTTTGAACTGGTCGAAGCTCGCGTGGAGAAAATCGCTCCAACGATAGCCGCACCTGAAGTGATTGGTCAGCAGCCCACCCCGACAACGAATACTTTTACCGTCTATTGTGGTGTCGACAACCCCGATGGTGAACTGAAGACGGGAATGACCGGTTTCGCTCGCATCTCA
Encoded here:
- a CDS encoding efflux RND transporter periplasmic adaptor subunit, with amino-acid sequence MLFYRLPLCRPDRFFSWLEPKIRWVWSAGFLVTTLSLIIAAIVVLIDQRQVMVSSVPAAVGWNTLFVVWGMICLATCIHECGHGLTCKHFGGEVPDAGLLLMFFMPCFYCNVSDAWLIREKSRRLWITLAGAYADLCVWAFAVFVWRVTVPETLVHHVAFVLFSVCGTRSLLNLNPFLKLDGYYLLSDFLEIPNLRASANTYWMAHVRWLLWGAERPQPEPRGRILIIYGIFVWVTAIVFLDFLLFGMLDLFDGKSLWLGWLMVLLLMSYGTKRVFKGFFASEFAMMIRSRYRRTFIWCGLVLTIPMLLIFVPWNRTAKGQFVVRPATRVEVHSEVEGFLYKIHVEEGDVIVSGDVIAELKSPALESQIIRKKAEIQEVTATLARLRVGPRPQLVAEQREKARRAEVWLQHANDELARAKITLEQELLRLNLEIEQQKHEQSFVQASLVRSQKLYEQGAMAGEQYRAERMKAMVVDAKLQQAQSRYDSRKMQGVRAAEAELTRRQHELAAAKAEQALLEAGTRTEDIQAELAKLTRLEAELEFLKAEQTKLKIASPVSGVVATQHMQEKYGQLVLKGGLVCIVENIENARIEITVPEEDVAGLEVGQHVQMKARSLPFELVEARVEKIAPTIAAPEVIGQQPTPTTNTFTVYCGVDNPDGELKTGMTGFARISRDETALGSLLINKVLKYVRTEFWW